GCCATTACAAAAACATGCCGCGCACCGCGCTGCGCTATGCCATTGAACATTTTCCTCAAGCCCGGCGGCAGGCCTATTTGCTTGGACAAGTCCGACATTAATACTGGCGTCGGGATTGGATTTCAATATAATAGGGGGACATGAAGCCGTTTTACATTTCTCTTAAGCCGTTTTTGGACCATCAGGCCCTGTCCCGTCCCGCCCATTGGGAAAAAATTTTCGGCAATGACCGGCCTGTGGAAGTGGAAATAGGTTTCGGCAACGGAGAATATCTGGCGCGTTTGAGCACGGAAAATCCGCAGGTCAATTATGTCGGTTTTGAGGAGTATTGCGAACGCATCCAGCGCACGTTGAGGAAGATCGGCCGCGCCGGCGCTGTGAACGCGCGTGTTCTGCGTATGGATGTGCGTCCGGGGTTTGAGTTTTTGTTCGCGCCCAAGACCGTCCGGTTCATCCATTGCCTTTTTCCGCCGCCGTGGCCGAAAAAATCCGGCGTCAAGCACCGGTTGTTTGACACAGCGTTCCTGCGCCTGGCCAACAATCGCCTGCGCGACAAGGGGACCTTAAAGATCGTCACCGACCACCGCCCGTACGCCGGATGGATAACGGACAATGTGCCCGGCACCGGGTTTGACCTTCGCCTGGAAAAAGTCCCGGCGCGTTATGACACCAAGTTTGAGCGCAAATGGACCGAGGGCGGACAAAAGGAATTTTATGAACTTACGCTGGTTAAAAAAGAACATGCCGAGGTCGCGCGCAAGGAGGACGTTGCCGTGCAGCATTATGTGATGGAGCGTTTTGATCCCGACCGTTTTTCCATGCCCGACCACTCGGCCGACGGCATCGCGGTGGTGTGCAAAGATTTTCTCTACGACCCCAAACGCAAGACAGCCATGGTCCATGTCCTGGTCAATGAAGAGCATTTATTGCAGAACATTCGCGTCGTGATCACCGAGGGCAAGGGCGGATGGCATGTGAATCTGGCGCAGGGCTCTTTGCTGATGCCCACGGCCGGCGTTGCCAAGGCCCTGGAATGTGTGCATCAGGCCGCGCTGGCGAGCGTAGGGGCGGGCCCCCGTGCCCGCCCGTGAATGGATCATGATGAAATTGTGTCGTCGCATATTATTGTTGGCGCTGGCCATTGCCCTGGTCTGTCCCTCCGAGGCCTCGGCCCGCGGCATCACTGCCACATCCGCGTTTTTGTGGGACGCGACCGACGGCCGTACTTATTACGCCAAAAGCCCCAACCGCTGGATATTCCCGGCGAGCACCGCCAAGATCATGACCGTGCTTCTGGTCCTGGAAAAATTGCCGCTTGAGAGCTATGTCACCGTGTCCGAGCGGGCCACCCGGGTCCAGCCGACCAAGCTTGGCCTCAAGGCCGGCGAACGCTACCGGGTGCGCGATCTGCTCTACGGGGTGGTCTTAAAATCCGCCAATGATGCCAGCATTGTCCTGGCCGAGGCCGTAGCCGGCTCCGAAGCGAAATTCGTCGTCCTGATGAACCGGCGTGCCAGGGCCCTCGGCGCCCGGCACACCCGTTTCGCCAATTCCCACGGTTTGCCGTCCAAGACCAGACAATATTCAACCGCCCGTGACATGGCCCGCATTTTTAAGGAAGCCCTTAAAAACAATTTTTTCAGAAAGGTCCTCATTTTCAAATACCGCGTTATTTATTCCAAGGACGGGCGCAGGCATTTTCTCAAGTCCCATAACAAGTCATTATTTTTAAACTGGAAAAGGGACGTGTACGGCAAGACCGGTTACACCCGGCAGGCCCGGTCCTGTTTTGTGGGATATTTTAACAAAGGCGGCCATACCTGCATCATCGCGGTGTTCGGGTGCCGCAAACGCTGGGAAGACATCAAATTCATGATCGAGCGTTATGGCAAAACAGATCTGTAGGGACAGGTTCCTGCCTGCCGGTAGGCAGGTGAAACCTGTCCCTACCTTGTGGTTTTGCCTGTTTTGAGGTAAGATGATTTTTATTAGCTGATGGGGTATATGGAGGGGTCAATGAAAAATAATGTCGTTATCGTTTTGCTGGTTGTTTTGATCGCTGTTTTGTTCGGGGCCGGGTTATTGTCCGGTGTTGGCAATGCCATGAAGGTGGCCATGATGCCGCTGGTTGAAAAAGCCGAATCGGTCGTTGCCAAACAGAATGACATCGGCCGCAAGCTGGACGCCATCAACGTCCGTTTGGCGGCTCTGGAAAAGGGTCCGTCGGCAGGGCAGCAGCCCCCATCGGAAGACCACAACAAGGTTTATACGATCCCCGTCGGGAATTCAGTAGTCGTAGGCAAAAAGGACGCGCCCGTGACCATTGTGCAGTTTGTTGACCTGCAATGCCCGTTCTGCAACCGGTTCTATCCGCCGGTCAAGGAAGCGCTCAAGGCCTATCCGGACAAGGTCAATTTCATCATCAAGAATTTTCCTTTGAATTTCCATCCCAACGCGCGTCCTGCCGCGAAAGTGGCCATGGCCGCCCATGAGCAGGGCAAGTATATTGAGATGGTGGAATTGCTT
This sequence is a window from Candidatus Omnitrophota bacterium. Protein-coding genes within it:
- a CDS encoding serine hydrolase, giving the protein MMKLCRRILLLALAIALVCPSEASARGITATSAFLWDATDGRTYYAKSPNRWIFPASTAKIMTVLLVLEKLPLESYVTVSERATRVQPTKLGLKAGERYRVRDLLYGVVLKSANDASIVLAEAVAGSEAKFVVLMNRRARALGARHTRFANSHGLPSKTRQYSTARDMARIFKEALKNNFFRKVLIFKYRVIYSKDGRRHFLKSHNKSLFLNWKRDVYGKTGYTRQARSCFVGYFNKGGHTCIIAVFGCRKRWEDIKFMIERYGKTDL
- a CDS encoding thioredoxin domain-containing protein; translated protein: MKNNVVIVLLVVLIAVLFGAGLLSGVGNAMKVAMMPLVEKAESVVAKQNDIGRKLDAINVRLAALEKGPSAGQQPPSEDHNKVYTIPVGNSVVVGKKDAPVTIVQFVDLQCPFCNRFYPPVKEALKAYPDKVNFIIKNFPLNFHPNARPAAKVAMAAHEQGKYIEMVELLLANGANVSADKMKEYVKQLGLNEQKLTDDLKNNDARYEAQIKADMDLGAQVDVRGTPTFYINGKKTTARDFNGFKAQIDALLAGK